Part of the Paenibacillus sp. FSL R7-0273 genome is shown below.
TCAAGAAATATGATTCCGTGGCCCTGATGATCGAAGAAAATATTAAGCTGCAGCTCGAACAGCTCATTCTCAGGCTGCTTGGCAAAACGGCGGGCACACCCGGTCATTCAAAAGCGTTAGGCTCCGCCGCAACGCTGCTAAGCTGGTCCATCTATGGCGTAACCTACCGCTGGAATCAGGATGGCCGGACAGAAACGCCTGCCGAGCTGGCCAAGCGCGTTAGCCCGTTTATTATCGGGGGAATCTCCCATTTGCACAGTATCACATAAAAAAGAGGCGCCACGGTGATGATTCACCAGGACGACCTCTTTGATCAATGGTTATTCAAAAGCCGGCAGAGCGATGTCTGCATAATTATCTTCCAGGAACTTCTTCACCTCAGGACCGCTGATGCGCTTCGCCAGCTTCTGGATCGCATCGGAATCCTGATTGTCTTCACGGGCAACCATTGTAATGGTAAACTCGGAATCCTCGCGCTCGGTAATCAGCGCATCCTTCTTCGGAGTCAGGCCAAGCGGGCTGGCATAAGCCGGAGTCATCGCCACCAGGTCACCGTCATCCAGCATCCGGGCAAGCATCAGCAGGTCAACTTCCTCGATCTTGAAGTTCTTCGGATTTTCCGTAATATCCGCCTGGGTTGCTGTGATGCCTACTCCATCCTTCAGCTTAATCAGACCGGCATCGGCAAACATCTGCAGCGAACGTCCGATATTCGACGGGTCATTGGCCATTACCAGCGTCGCACCTTCCGGCAGCTCTTCGATGGATTTGACCTTTTTGGAGTATCCGCCGTAAATCGCATCATATACAGGCTGTACCGGAACGAGATTCGAGCCCTTGCTCTCATTGAACTGCTTCATGTAAGGCACATGCTGGAAGAAGTTCGCGTCCACTTCCTTGTTCGCCAGCGCCTCGTTCGGCTGCACATTGTCGGACAACACAACGATCTCCATATCCACCCCGTCCTCCAGCAGCAGCGGTTTTACAATATCAAGAATATCGGTCATCGGGGGAATCAGCGTGGCTACCTTGATTTTCACGGGTTCGGTACTTGCTGCTGTAGCAGCCGGTGCTTCCGTAGCTTCTGCGGCATTTTGAGCATTGTTAGTGTTGTTACCGCAGCCAGCAGCGACCAGGACGAACAGCATCAGCATTGCAATCATGGACTTTTTCATTGTTTTTCATTAACCCCCAGTATTTATATTCGGATTTCAAAATAGTACAGCCTGCACATTCATTGCTCAGTCTTCCCTTTAATCAGCGCTTATCCAGCAGTCTTGCCACAGTGCTTCCGGTGAACTGGATCAGCTGCACGAGCGCAATCATGACGACGATGGCGTAGGCCATCACTTCCGTCTCAAACCGCTGATACCCGTAACGGATGGCAAAATCGCCGACACCCCCGCCTCCAACAACACCCATCACCGTTGAAAAAGAAATAAAGCTGATCGTGGAAGCCGTGAGTCCGAGCACCAGCCCCGACCGCGCCTCCACATACAGGAACTTGAAAATCAGCTCCACCTTCGATGCCCCCATGGACAGGGCCGCCTCAATCGTACCCTTGGATACCTCCAGCAGGGACTGCTCTACCAGACGCGCATAGTAAGCTATAGCGACTACGGACAGAGGCACCGTCGAGGCCAAGGTTCCGATAGACGTTCCAACCAGGAAGCGGGTCACCGGAATGAGCGCCACCACCAGCAGCAGGAACGGAAAGGAGCGGACCACATTAACGATGCTGTTCAGCGTCAGCGACAGGCTCCGGTTCTCATAAAGCTGTCCCTTGCGGCAAAAATACAGCACCGTGCCCAGCGGAAGTCCGACCAGCAGCGCCGCCAGAATGGATATCCCGACCATGACAAAGGTTTCGCCGATCGACTGCCACATCAGATCCTGGTATTTCAGCATGCTTTCCCACATTATCGCCCACCTGCCTTGCCGGTAATCTGCTCGCGGTAGGAGCCGGAATGCCCCGAAGGCGGAAGGAAACCGTGCTCTTCCCGTGAAAAGGAATCCACGATTCTCCCGTCCTCCATGACGGAGACCTCAGTGCAGATGCTGCGCACCACATCCAGCTCATGGGTTACGATCACAATCGTTACGCCGAGCGCAGCGTTGATATGCTTCAGCACGCTAAGGATGTCCGCCGTAGTCACCGGGTCCAGCGCGGAGGTCGGCTCATCGCACAGCAGCAGCTGCGGGCTGTTGGCAAGGGCGCGGGCAATCGCTACCCTTTGCCGCTGGCCGCCGCTGAGCCGGGCGGGATACTGCTCCGCTTTGTCGGTCAGGCCGACGAACTCAAGCACCTCAGCCACCCGCTTCTGGCGCTCTCCCTTCGGCACACGCGCCAGCTCCAGCGGAATGGACACATTACGGCTGACGGTGGCATTGGCGACCAGATTAAAATGCTGAAAGATCATCCCGATCTTCTGCCGCTCCCGGCGCAGCTCTTTCTCTGTTAATGCCGTCAGCTCTTTGCCGGCCACAGTCACCGTGCCGTTGTCCGGCCGCTCCAGCAGATTCATCAGACGCAGCAGCGTCGATTTACCGGCCCCGCTTGCCCCGATGATGCCGTGGATTGAAGCAGGTTTTACTGTAAGCGATACGTCCCGGACCGCGTGATGACTGCCTCCCCTTAGTTCGAAGCTTTTACTTACTCCGCTCAGCGATAAAATCGTATTCCGCCCCTCTCCGGACCTGCTGATAATAAAGCTTGTTCCCCCGTGAAGTGTACTACAACTATTTTAAAACTGTTTTATTAAAAATCTCTTTAAATAATAAGGCATAACCTTCACTGTGTCATCATTTATTTTTAAAAATATATATCAGACCTGTGAGAGGATTCCCTTCCTCTAAGGATGTGCGGCCGGAGTTAAAATTATCCTGCTCCTCCGGAAGAAGGGGCTGTTATGTAAGAAATACAGCGCGGCTCGGGGTTTCCGCGCCGCCCGCGCCTTCCCGTGCGCGGTCGGGAAGCCCCAGGCGGCGGGGCAAACCTCAGTGTGCCGCCCGGCTTTCGGCTCATTAAAGGGATTTTTCCCTTTAATGATGGGCTTGGGACCCGGCTTTCGGCGCATTAAAGGGATTTTTCCCTTTAATGATGGGCTCGAGGTCCGGCTTTCGGCTCATTAAAGGGATTTTTCCCTTTAATGATGGGCTCGCGGACCGGCTTTCAGCTCATTAAAGGGATTTTTCCCTTTAAGGGCGGGCTTGGGACCCGGCTTTCAGTTCATTAAAGGGATTTTTCCCTTTCATGATGGGCTTGGGGCCCGGCTTTCGGCGCATTAAAGGGATTTTTCCCTTTAAGGGCGGGCTTGGGGCCCGGCTTTCGGCGCATTAAAGGGATTTTTCCCTTTAGTGATGGGCTCGAGGCCCGGCCTTCGGCTCATTAAAGGGATTTTTCCCTTTAAGGGCGGGCTCGCGGCCGGCTTTCAGCTCATTAAAGGGATTTTTCCCTTTAAGGGTGGGCTTGGGACCCGGCTTCCGGCCGGCGGCCTTAATCTGGAGTTTGACTTCAGTCAAACGCATTTTGCCTCTCATTTAGTCCCACGGGCCAGTTTAGGTTACTTAACTACATAAACAAAATAGCGGCCCCCATAAACGGGAGACCGCTGCCCTAACTTGTATAGTTACTTTAACTGCATCCAATGAGCCTCACTGAGAGGATAAGCGGAACTTAGATTGAACCTATACGTTTGTTAACAAGTCCGGATCGCCTCTAGTCAGTAAGTCGATAAACTCTAACCGGTGACCTTAACAAACCAGCTCTTATTCAACCAGAGAAAAGCGGAGCTAAGCTAGCTCCGCTCTCTTGTTCTATTACAGCTCAGCGGCTGCGCACAGCAAGCCGCTCGAATGCGGGCTTCGGCCGGTGCTGTTCGTCGAACAGGAACGGCCAGTTTTTGCGTCCGCGGACAGGGAAGTTGTCCAGCCAGGTGTAGTCGTCCGCCGCCCCCCAGAAGGTGACGGACGAGATGACCTGCCGGTATTCCTGGAGCAGCCGGAATACCGCGTCATAGCGCTCCGCCTGGAGCTCAAGCA
Proteins encoded:
- a CDS encoding MetQ/NlpA family ABC transporter substrate-binding protein is translated as MKKSMIAMLMLFVLVAAGCGNNTNNAQNAAEATEAPAATAASTEPVKIKVATLIPPMTDILDIVKPLLLEDGVDMEIVVLSDNVQPNEALANKEVDANFFQHVPYMKQFNESKGSNLVPVQPVYDAIYGGYSKKVKSIEELPEGATLVMANDPSNIGRSLQMFADAGLIKLKDGVGITATQADITENPKNFKIEEVDLLMLARMLDDGDLVAMTPAYASPLGLTPKKDALITEREDSEFTITMVAREDNQDSDAIQKLAKRISGPEVKKFLEDNYADIALPAFE
- a CDS encoding methionine ABC transporter ATP-binding protein, coding for MLSLSGVSKSFELRGGSHHAVRDVSLTVKPASIHGIIGASGAGKSTLLRLMNLLERPDNGTVTVAGKELTALTEKELRRERQKIGMIFQHFNLVANATVSRNVSIPLELARVPKGERQKRVAEVLEFVGLTDKAEQYPARLSGGQRQRVAIARALANSPQLLLCDEPTSALDPVTTADILSVLKHINAALGVTIVIVTHELDVVRSICTEVSVMEDGRIVDSFSREEHGFLPPSGHSGSYREQITGKAGGR
- a CDS encoding methionine ABC transporter permease; translated protein: MWESMLKYQDLMWQSIGETFVMVGISILAALLVGLPLGTVLYFCRKGQLYENRSLSLTLNSIVNVVRSFPFLLLVVALIPVTRFLVGTSIGTLASTVPLSVVAIAYYARLVEQSLLEVSKGTIEAALSMGASKVELIFKFLYVEARSGLVLGLTASTISFISFSTVMGVVGGGGVGDFAIRYGYQRFETEVMAYAIVVMIALVQLIQFTGSTVARLLDKR